In Beijerinckia indica subsp. indica ATCC 9039, the genomic window CTCTATATCGACAAGCACATGCAGGATCATGGCCTGTTCCAGGCCATTTGCCGCGTGAACCGTCTTGATGGGGATGATAAGGAATATGGCTACATCATAGACTACAAGGATCTTTTCAAAAGCCTCGAAAGCTCGATCAAGGATTATACTGCCGAGGCTTTTGAAGGCTATGATAAAGCGGATGTCGCCGGCCTTTTATCCGACCGGCTTGAAAAGGCGCGCGAAAGGCTGGATGAAGCCCTCGAAGCGGTGCGCGCACTCTGTGAACCTGTTGAAGCGCCTCGTGACACAGCGGCTTTCCTTCAATTCTTCTGCGCGAAAGACACAGCCGATAAAACCGCACTGAAGGAAAACGAACCGAAACGGCTCACCCTCTACAAGCTGGTCGCCTCTCTGCTGCGCGCCTATGCCGATATCGCGAACGAAATGCCAGAAGCGGGCTATAGCGATGCTGAAATCGCGGCGATCAAGGCCGAAGTCGATCATTTCACGCACGTCCGCGATGAAGTAAAGCTCGCAAGCGGCGATTATATCGATCTCAAAATGTATGAGCCGGCGATGCGGCACCTGATCGACACCTATATCCGGGCAGACGAAAGCAGGCTGATTTCCGCCTTCGACGATATGTCGTTGGTGCAGATGATCGTCGAGCGCGGAGCGGATGCGGTGGATGCCTTGCCGAAGGGCATTCGCGAAAACAAGGAAGCCGTCGCCGAAACAATTGAAAACAATGTGCGTAAGCTTATCATCGAAGAAACGCCGATCAATCCGAAATATTATGAAACTATGTCGGATCTTCTGGATGCGCTGATCGTTCAGCGCAAACAGCAGGCGATTGCCTATGAGCAATATCTCGCGGAAATCGTCGCGCTCACGAAGAAAGCGAAGAATTCAGCCACTGGAGCGACCTATCCCACAACGATGAACACCGCCGCGAAACGCGCCCTCTATGATAATCTCGGCAAGGATGAAGCCTTGGCGATAGCGATTGATGCAGACATCCGTAAGAAAAAGCAAGATGATTGGCGTGGGCATAGGGGTAAGGAGCAAATGGTGCGCAACATTATCCGAACACATCTCACCGATCCGGCGCTTGTCGATCAGATCTTCGATCTGGTGAGAAGCCAACATGAATATTGAAGCGCATCAGATCAATGTCGGCGGTCTTCGTGTCGATATTGTTCGAAAGCCAATCAAAAACCTTCATTTGGGCGTCTATCCGCCGCATGGCCGCATACGCGTCGCGGCGCCCCTGGCCGTGAGCGATGAGGCGGTGCGCCTGGCGGTCGTCACAAGGATGGGCTGGATCAAACGCCAAAGAGCGAAATTCGAGGACCAGTCACGGCAATCCGTGCGCGTCTATATTTCAGGTGAAAGCCACTATTTTCTCGGGCAGCGCTACCGTCTGAACCTGATCGAAGGTGCGCGGGCCGGGCAAGTTCACGTCCGCAATAGCCGAAGCCTCGAACTTCATGTCCGGCCGGGCAGCGATCAATCGATCCGGGAACGGGTGTTTCTAGGCTGGTATAGGCAAGAGCTTCGAAGCCGTGCCGCGCCCATCATTGAGAAATATGCCGCCGTTCTGGAAATCCCCACGCCCGCCTGGGGCATCAAACGCATGAAGACAAAATGGGGAACCTGCAATATCGAAGCGCGGCGCATCTGGCTCAATCTGGAACTGATCAAGAAGCCGCCGCATTGCCTTGAATACGTCATTGTCCATGAGCTCGCGCATTTCTTCGAGCGGAACCATTCAAACCACTTCATAGCTTTGATGGATCGGCTGCTCCCGCAATGGCGAATACTGCGGGATGAATTGAACGCAGCACCTTTAGCTCATGAGACGTGGGACGAAGTCTAAAAACGACCCCGGCATACTCGCGCCGCCTGAAGAGTTTCAGACCTCGATCTCTGCCGCGATCTGGGTCTCGACTGGAGTATAGATATCAACGTCGCATCCCGGCGCCCTGATCGTGACGATCAAGGCGTACCGAGCTTTACTATCGGAACGCTCCAGATAGGGCTTTTCCTTCCACCAACCACCGACCGGAAACACGCCGATAGCATCGCGTTCCGCAAGATCAGCCGCTGCCCCATACCAAATATCGGAATGGATCGAGCCTCGATCGCGGAAAGTACCCAGCAACCACTCCTCGGTGTCGTGCGCTGGGGTGCTTCCCTCTTCTTCATCACGAGCGGCCTGATTGATCCGCGCTCTGAATTCATCTACCGTTTCAGTAGCGGTTTTTACACGAAAACGCAGACCGTGCGAACTATAGCGATGCCGACGAGTCCAGCCACGCTCCCCCGGATTTGGCTCGATAAAATAGGATAATGTCACTCGTAATTCGACCTGTGCAGCGCCGAGAGCCGTAAGTTGCTCTCGCGGCCACTTCAGGCGATGCAATTTCATATCTCGAGTCTTCGTCGTTGACCCATCGCGATGAAAAGGCTGCAAGTGATCTTC contains:
- a CDS encoding M48 family metallopeptidase, with translation MNIEAHQINVGGLRVDIVRKPIKNLHLGVYPPHGRIRVAAPLAVSDEAVRLAVVTRMGWIKRQRAKFEDQSRQSVRVYISGESHYFLGQRYRLNLIEGARAGQVHVRNSRSLELHVRPGSDQSIRERVFLGWYRQELRSRAAPIIEKYAAVLEIPTPAWGIKRMKTKWGTCNIEARRIWLNLELIKKPPHCLEYVIVHELAHFFERNHSNHFIALMDRLLPQWRILRDELNAAPLAHETWDEV